One part of the Vitis riparia cultivar Riparia Gloire de Montpellier isolate 1030 chromosome 15, EGFV_Vit.rip_1.0, whole genome shotgun sequence genome encodes these proteins:
- the LOC117932812 gene encoding transcription factor DUO1, protein MEGERDEIKKGPWKAEEDEVLINHVNKYGPRDWSSIRSKGLLQRTGKSCRLRWVNKLRPNLKNGCKFSSEEERLVIELQAQFGNKWARIATYLPGRTDNDVKNFWSSRQKRLARILQTPPSSSPSSSQSHKNPGEVPFLHDFPTLEVPNFSASMEEDLSSKSSYIDNSEMIKLVGLPDMVEPNLPALETNLFQLQFNHADQKTPCLESQAQFPFPHLPQPQPALMLSPESQELVARLDDPNFFDVFGDRDVSQELGNGAQLPVEPTFFELESCKSCGKRKENPMTPDSFFDDFPTDMFDHMEPLPSPSEW, encoded by the exons ATGGAAGGAGAGAGAGACGAGATAAAGAAAGGGCCATGGAAGGCAGAGGAAGATGAGGTGCTGATAAACCATGTGAACAAGTATGGCCCCAGAGACTGGAGCTCCATTCGCTCCAAAGGGCTCTTGCAGCGCACTGGCAAGTCCTGTCGCCTCCGTTGGGTCAACAAACTCAGACCCAACTTGAAGAA TGGGTGCAAGTTTTCATCAGAGGAGGAGAGGCTGGTGATAGAGTTGCAGGCACAGTTTGGGAACAAATGGGCGAGAATCGCTACGTATTTGCCAGGGAGAACTGATAATGATGTGAAGAATTTTTGGAGCAGCAGGCAGAAGAGGTTGGCCAGGATTTTGCAGACTCCACCATCTTCTTCACCATCTTCTTCCCAATCACACAAAAACCCTGGGGAAGTCCCATTTCTTCATGATTTCCCAACTCTAGAG gTCCCCAACTTCAGTGCTTCAATGGAGGAAGACTTATCCTCAAAATCATCCTATATTGACAACTCTGAAATGATCAAGTTGGTGGGTTTACCAGATATGGTAGAGCCTAACTTGCCGGCTTTGGAGACCAACCTTTTCCAACTTCAGTTCAACCATGCTGATCAGAAGACTCCATGCCTGGAGTCCCAAGCACAATTCCCCTTCCCTCACCTCCCACAACCCCAACCAGCCCTCATGCTCTCGCCAGAGAGCCAAGAACTGGTGGCTAGACTTGACGATCCCAACTTTTTTGATGTGTTTGGAGACCGAGATGTTTCTCAGGAACTGGGGAATGGAGCTCAACTTCCTGTTGAGCCAACATTTTTTGAACTGGAAAGTTGCAAAAGCTGTGGGAAACGAAAGGAGAACCCCATGACTCCGGACAGCTTCTTCGATGACTTCCCAACCGACATGTTTGATCATATGGAGCCCCTTCCGAGCCCGTCAGAGTGGTGA
- the LOC117931928 gene encoding uncharacterized protein LOC117931928, translated as MDAVQAIVALHHLERIVFRRILDMGTDVQLSMRIVSFWLWLEAEGYEDIVKRLCCHDDELLAHACAEAKVALASLNSDSLQSGSLGVIPITARLSGCRSSLFNISKNKDSVSKDISGLCNGVCSVIFKDILEKRGLKADNNNTCDESHDIKTTGQVVRKWFRPMGQGMNQQGGAAVLPGLSPINGTPNVRTRARSKLNPFAKEWNPWQERAPEEDRSLFITFSNGYPLSNFQMYGDCVEKVDVNWAETRRGPPLFGRVVFTKSSVPALIVNSKEHAKFLVHGRPLWCKKYQPKKEVSTSHSEQN; from the exons ATGGATGCAGTTCAGGCCATTGTCGCCCTCCACCATCTGGAAAGGATTGTGTTTCGCAGAATTCTTGATATGGGGACCGACGTCCAACTCTCCATGAGGATTGTTTCCTTCTGGCTATGGCTTGAGGCAGAAGGGTACGAAGACATAGTGAAACGATTGTGCTGTCATGATGATGAACTCTTGGCCCATGCCTGTGCTGAAGCCAAGGTGGCCTTGGCTTCTCTCAACTCTGATTCGCTTCAGTCTGGTTCATTGGGTGTCATTCCGATCACTGCTAGGCTTTCTGGGTGCCGTTCCTCCCTCTTTAACATATCCAAAAACAAAGATTCCGTCTCCAAGGACATTTCTGGACTCTGTAATGGAGTATGCAGTGTGATTTTCAAGGATATTTTGGAGAAGAGAGGGCTCAAGGCTGATAATAATAACACTTGTGATGAATCCCATGATATTAAAACTACTGGACAGGTTGTGAGGAAATGGTTCCGACCAATGGGACAGGGGATGAACCAGCAGGGTGGCGCTGCAGTTCTGCCAGGGCTTTCCCCAATAAATGGGACGCCAAATGTGCGAACTAGGGCTCGATCCAAACTCAACCCTTTTGCGAAGGAATGGAACCCGTGGCAAGAGAGAGCACCCGAGGAAGATCGAAGCTTGTTCATCACCTTCTCCAATGGATATCCTCTGAGCAATTTCCA GATGTATGGAGATTGCGTAGAAAAGGTTGACGTGAACTGGGCGGAGACCAGAAGAGGACCGCCGTTGTTCGGGAGGGTGGTGTTCACTAAATCCAGCGTGCCAGCCTTGATCGTCAACAGCAAAGAGCATGCCAAATTTTTGGTCCATGGAAGGCCACTTTGGTGCAAGAAGTATCAACCCAAGAAGGAAGTATCAACCTCTCATTCTGAGCAGAATTAA
- the LOC117932813 gene encoding uncharacterized protein LOC117932813 — protein sequence MSHLLTISLSSAILVPCVLSLRQLPLSLTKAFLSSSRNLSMDSSDSQHFQNVVVMRHGDRLDNSEPLWVSTAARPWDPPLADPGKVRAFCTGRKLRSQLGFPIHRVLVSPFLRCVQTASEVISALCAIDDDPVNMTGEGVAIDPSKLKVSIEFGLCEMMSREAIRLELAPKDGNWGFNVSELEAMLPAGTVDTTVERVYQELPQYEEGVPGSRIRYEKVIQALADKFPSENLLLVTHGEGVGVSISAFMKDATVYEVDYCAFSHSRRPIFFGNNESFTAGNFQVLTKHGQTGISYYPLSPITNPV from the exons ATGTCGCATCTTCTAACCATATCCCTCTCTTCTGCAATTCTCGTTCCTTGCGTTCTCTCTCTAAGGCAACTCCCTCTTTCTCTCACTAAAGCCTTCCTCTCCTCCTCGCGAAATCTCAGCATGGACTCTTCAGATTCTCAACACTTCCAAAACGTCGTCGTAATGAGGCACGGAGACCGCCTCGACAACAGCGAGCCGCTCTGGGTGTCCACGGCGGCGAGGCCGTGGGACCCGCCGCTCGCCGACCCCGGCAAGGTCCGGGCTTTCTGCACAGGCCGGAAGCTCCGATCCCAGCTGGGTTTTCCGATCCACAGGGTTTTAGTGTCTCCGTTTCTCCGCTGTGTTCAGACTGCCTCCGAAGTGATCTCTGCTCTCTGCGCCATCGATGACGATCCCGTCAATATGACAGGCGAAGGTGTCGCCATCGATCCTTCCAAGCTCAAG GTATCAATTGAGTTTGGATTATGTGAGATGATGAGCAGGGAAGCCATAAGGCTTGAATTGGCTCCTAAAGATGGGAATTGGGGTTTCAACGTATCAGAGCTTGAAGCTATGTTACCGGCTGGTACAGTGGATACTACTGTGGAACGAGTGTACCAAGAA TTGCCACAGTATGAAGAGGGGGTGCCAGGTTCAAGGATCAGATACGAAAAGGTTATTCAGGCCCTTGCAGATAAATTCCCTTCAGAAAACTTGTTGCTGGTCACACACG GGGAAGGTGTTGGGGTTTCAATTTCTGCATTCATGAAGGATGCTACAGTGTATGAAGTGGATTATTGTGCATTTTCACACTCAAGAAGACCCATCTTCTTTGGTAATAATGAGTCATTTACAGCAGGGAACTTTCAGGTACTCACAAAACACGGTCAAACTGGTATCAGTTACTACCCCTTGAGCCCTATTACCAATCCTGTGTAA
- the LOC117931795 gene encoding uncharacterized protein LOC117931795, which yields MEENGHGSGDGSHWWWALASAAQLGWGVFSYRRGGVGDSRLMPVKAFGVASLFVGAAASAAFGVLHASGIHKVEDLKEMGANIRTGLGVRPRGTG from the exons atggaggaaaatggccACGGCAGTGGCGATGGTAGTCATTGGTGGTGGGCTCTGGCAAGCGCCGCCCAATTAGGGTGGGGCGTATTCTCGTACCGGAGAGGCGGGGTCGGCGACTCTCGCCTCATGCCAGTCAAAGCCTTCGGCGTCGCCTCCCTCTTCGTCGGCGCTGCCGCCTCGGCCGCCTTTGGCGTCCTCCATGCTTCCGGCATTCACAAG GTAGAAGACCTCAAGGAAATGGGTGCCAATATAAGGACAGGACTTGGAGTTCGTCCACGAGGCACgggataa